Below is a window of bacterium DNA.
ACCGGCGCGGTGGCGCTGCCCACCGCCCATCGCCGCAGGCGCACGCGGAACGTGTCCTCCATGACCTCGGACTGGGACGTGTTGTGGCCGTTGAGCAGGGAGACGGCGAAGACGAGACCGGGGCGGTTGGGGAAGGGACCGTAGGCCAGGACGGTGCGTCCCCAGCCCTCCTGCAGCGGGGGCCGGATGCGCAGGGCCCCGCCGTCGACACTCATCACGCCCTCGACGTCGCGGCCGCCGCGGGCGGGATCGCCGCCGCGGGCCGGACCGAGGGCCCGGCCCTCGGGCCGGGGTGTCGCGAAGCGGTCCCGCAGCAGCTCGACGATCCCGGGCTGCCCGGCGGGATCACGCACGCCCGGTCCAGCGCCGGAAGGCCCAGGCGAATTCCTTGCGGAAGAGGGGCGCGTTCCACTTGGCGACCTTGGCCAGGCGCCAGAAGCACGCCAGCTTGGCGCCCGGCGCCAGCGGGCTGCGCGGAATGGCCAGGGCCAGGTCGCGCAGCTGGCTGCTGGCCGACAGCACCACCTTGTCGCGGTTGGCCGGATTGAACCACTCCGCCCGTTCGTGGTACGAGGCGTACACGCGGTCGGACTTGCCCTCGTGGACGCGCCGGTAGAACCGCGCCCCCGTCACCGGCCGCAGCCGGCCGTGCAGGGCGAGCTCCCCGAGCAGGGTGCGGTCGGAGTCGGTGTAGTCGCGGATCAGACCGGTGCGGGTCAGGACGTCGCGACGCGTCAGGCCGAAGACCTCGGCGCAGTTGTGCCCGATCTGGATGACCTGGAAGAACCGGTCCGGCCCCTCGCCCAGGCCGTCCTCGCCCCGCACGTGCTCCTCGATGAAGCCGCCGTCGGCGTCGACGTCGACCAGGCGCGGGTAGCAGAGCACCGCGCCCGGATCGTCGTCCAGGGCGCGCGCGCAGACGTCCATGGCCGCGGGGTCCATGTAGTCGTCGTGGGCCGCCCACTTGAAGTAGCGCCCGCGCGATTCGTGGAAGACGAAGTTGTAGTTCGGGCCGGCCCCGATGTTCGCCTCCTGGCGGAAGTAGCGGATGCGCGGATCGGCCGCGGCGAACTCGCGGCAGATGGCCTCGGTGGCGTCGGTGGAGCAGTTGTCCGAGATGACGATCTCGAGCTCGGCGAAGGGAACGCCGTCGCGCGTCTGGCCGACGAGCGAGGCCAGCGCCTCCCGCAGGTAGTTCTCCCCGTTGTAGACGGGCAGCCCGATGCTCACGATCGGCGTTGGCATGGTCACGACGTCTTCCCCCAGGCCGGGTCGTCCGCGCGGCGCGGCGCCCGCCGGATCAGTCACCGATGGCGGCGAAGTGGTCCCGCAGGCGCGCGATGCCCTCTTCCAGGGCCACCGGCGGCGCGTCGAGCAGGGTGAGCATCTTGGTCACGTCGGGGCAGCGGCGGGTCATGTCACCCTCGGGCAGCGGCGGCAGGAACTGCAGCTCGGAACTGCTGTCGCAGACCCGGATCACGGTCTCGGCCAGCTGCCGGATCGACACTTCCTCGGCGCCCCCGATGTTCACCACGTCGTTGACGAACGCGCCGCGCTCGTGGGCGTTCATGCAGGCGCCGACGTTGTCGTCGACGTAGCAG
It encodes the following:
- a CDS encoding glycosyltransferase family 2 protein, producing the protein MTMPTPIVSIGLPVYNGENYLREALASLVGQTRDGVPFAELEIVISDNCSTDATEAICREFAAADPRIRYFRQEANIGAGPNYNFVFHESRGRYFKWAAHDDYMDPAAMDVCARALDDDPGAVLCYPRLVDVDADGGFIEEHVRGEDGLGEGPDRFFQVIQIGHNCAEVFGLTRRDVLTRTGLIRDYTDSDRTLLGELALHGRLRPVTGARFYRRVHEGKSDRVYASYHERAEWFNPANRDKVVLSASSQLRDLALAIPRSPLAPGAKLACFWRLAKVAKWNAPLFRKEFAWAFRRWTGRA